From Malaya genurostris strain Urasoe2022 chromosome 2, Malgen_1.1, whole genome shotgun sequence:
TGCATAGGCCAAATTACCATCAAAATCTTCAATTTCTATTCTAAGCTCCACATTGTCGTCGTATGTTAGCCTAAAATAGTTGAAAGTTTGAAATTACGTTGCAAACCTAGGAGATGAAACTTGAGAAGATTACATATGGATAAAACTGTTACCAAACCAAAACTCGTGAGATAAATCGCCGAAGCCGTTTTTGTACTCATTCCAAGATCTGTTGAAATTTTCCTGTAGATCGTGTAGTTCACGTCGTTGGATAACAGTCCAGGCAGAACCATCGGTAGCGAATTTACAGAATCGGCGATTGAAATTGCGATTGGCATTATTCAGCTCAGGTTGACCGAAATTGTAAACTTCGTCTATCCTCGCTGTTAGCTGATGGCATCCTTGTTTGTGTGGATGGTTAAATTCTGAAAAATTTCCAGTTAAATTTTTCACGAAAGACTAGGTAAACTTAACTTACCTGTAACTGCAGGATCCTCTGAGGCCACCTTCGATTTCTCTAAGGTCTTTTCTGTTGTTGTTGAAATAGATTCATCGCCACTACCTAAATCGGGAGTCACTTGCAACATATCCTCAGATTCCGTTGATTCAACGCCTAAATTCACACATTGCTGATTATTTCGTTGTTCAATTTTACCATCTACCGCAATAACcaatcgttcaattcgcttcaaGAGAATATCTGCGCTATTGGTAAAAGTTGTAATCTCATGATCAGTTCGTTTGCAACAACTTAGAATCTGTTCGAATTGGTTGGCCTCCAAATCGTATATCCTGATTGTACgttcatctaccgatcgtaaaaGGCTCGATATATTATCAAGAGATCGTCCATGCTTCCGATTTGCTACAAGATCTTTCAACTTCTTAGTAGCTAATTTATCGAAAAAATCATCcagctcatcttcaaaatcttGAACTTCTTTCTTTGCTTTACCATTACAGTTTCCATTTTTCTTATGACAACTGGTAGAACTTGTTTCCAGACGATTCAATTGTTTTTGCAGACTACTGATTTTAGCCATTACCCCTTCCTGATCAACGGGCTCACGATCATTTCGCCTAGCACGATAAGTGCTTGATAAGGCGTAAACTGTTTTGGTAATGTCATGCAGTTTTTCATTTATCGTGttaactttgtcgaagatatgTTGAACCTTAAAGTCTAGGTTTGATAATCGGTTATCCAAAGAGTGTGGGGTGCTTTCATGTGCTCTAGAATAATTCAAAATGAGTTATTGATTCGTGTTTATCTAACGAATTTGTTTTGCTACTTCTTCAACAATTCGATTTTTTCGTCAACGGATTTTATGTGATCACTCCATGCTCCTATATGATGCTGAAAAACATCCCACACTTGTGATTTTTCCTGAAGAGTCTTCACATTACTATCCACACTGGTCATTGTCGTCAGAATATTCAACATCCGTTGCTCGAGTTGTAATAAATAATGCGAATTGAATTTTTCCAAATGTGTCTTAACATCGAGCAGCTGCTTCTTCACATCTTCCTTTGATAAATTGTCTTCGGATAGACTTGCACATAATGCACCGTTAGGAGTGTGTAGTAtgaaatacgataaaatgaataaaaatacgtgctgaaaatttataaaaacataGCTAGTGAAATAGTTAATAACTAAAATTATCTTCCATAACTACGCAATGGACTCATGGCGGCATGCGTACCATACATTCCGCTTTGAAATCAAAACAGAAACCAGCAAAGCGACTTTTTGCCGGTATCAAAAATTGGAGTCTATAAATAGCATCCAAAACAAATCGGTTTATTTAAATGCGTTATCCAGAAGTGTTCAGAAACTGAATGTCATTACCACACTTTAGTTGTGCTTTGCATTGCATTCATGAAAACTCAGAGAGGACAAACGAACAGaggtttgaaactgaaatttaaattttgccattttacaaattaatttGTTTGCTGAAAAACAGTTTCTCTACAAATGGATGGTTTCCGATAATTGAATTTGGCTACAGAAGGATGTAACATTCAGACACTTCAAAACTTACCGCCAAACTCTTCATTATTGCCAAAATCCGCGACTATTTCCGCATCAACCTCAAGTTCAATCAATGCGCAAATACTGTCGAGTTGTGTTCTTCCGAACCGATAGAATCGAACTGAATAAGAGTAAATTTTGAGAGCGTTCGACGAGACAACAATGCTAACAACACCGGGATAGTGATGTTGCAGGACACTGAAGACCGAAAGATAAAGCTGGAAATAAGTCGTTCTGCGCAGATTCAATGCGCATTAAGTACCGCGCACATGTTCATAAAGCGTCTGTGAGGGCTAGTAAAATAAATTGCGCTATTCACATCTCGTAGTGAATGCAAGCATGGCCGTTTGAGATACATCTATTTCGCTGCAAAATTATAAATGTTATAAAACTGGtcgcaatttatttatttatttcatacatCATTCGATCGGAGTTCAAATATAGATTCCATGAATTTTAACCATAAGCAGAAGCAGATACCTAAACCGACTATGCTCAATAACGAATAGGTTTTGTTTTCCTTAGACTTTCAATGATAATGTTAGTTAATTAAAGTCCTTATTTCAAAACGGACTTAGGCAACGTAGTCTAGTTGAGGTAGAATTCACACCTCTTTGgaaggcacgtacccagaggggaggGGGCTTAAGGGGCCCTGGCTCATCCCGAAATCGGGCACCTTATCGAAACTCCACTGCCGATGAAGCCCGCAGCTATAGGCTCTCCGATGCGCTTTCAAAGAACAATGTCAAAACAACATGAAACGGTGCTGGATGACTAGAAAGAGAAGGTACCCGAGCTAACAGATGCCACATGGATTAGTAAATAGTAAGTGCTCTTACCATAGTTTGAGTAAGATTATGCGGATGAGAAAGAAATCCTGCCGCTGAATGCCGCGAATGTTTACTCGAAACtgcaaagacgaacgcaagtgcacttctGAAACATGTTTGGCTGTAAAGATGCATATTAGGTTTGAATTTTGGTTTCGCCTGATGACGAAATCTGGATCTATTATAACACGCCTATTATAATTATTAGAATGATTATTCTTGAATAATTATTAGTATGATTATTCTTGAATGTACTCAAGTGGGCACAAGTGTTCCGAAGCGGTCCAGGGAGTTTCAATGGGTCGGTAAGATCATGACGTCGGTTTTCTGTAATTGTTATGGTATACTTTACCTATACTACCTAATGCATGAAAtagtcgaaatcgaaaaaaaattgtcaatccCAAAAGTCCTAGAATTGCATAAATCATACAGATTAAGTACTATctcgataatttttttataatgaaATCGACATTCTGAGACTTTTGAATTTTGCcattttacaaattaaattcggctgaaaagttcgtatcgttaatagaaacacacattttttttgccaaaattcgtttttattattcaacataattgccatcagaggtaaTACAGcgtttatagcgatcttccaacttttcgataccatttttagtacgaattgtcctttgcctcaaaataggcctcagtttcagcgattacctcttcattgcttctaattttttttaccagcgagcattctcttgaggtctgagaacaggaaaaagtcactggggccaaatctggagaatacggtggatgagggagcaattcgaagcccaattcgttcaatttcagcatggttttcatcgacttgtgacaaggTGCGTTGTCttaatgaaacaaaacttttttcttcttcaaatgaggccgttttttttaaatttcgtccttcaaacgctctaataacgctatataatagtcactgttgatggtttttcccttttcaaggtagtcgatgaaaattataccatgcgaatcccaaaatacagacgccataaccttaccggccgattgttgagtctttccacgctttgggttcggttcatcgcgtgcagtccactcagctgactgtcgattggactccgaagtgaagtgatggagccatgtttcgtccattgttatatatcgacgaaaaaaatcggttttatttcgatataacagctccaaacactgctcagaatcatcaattcgttgttgtttttgatcgattgtgagctcacgcggcacccattttgcacaaagctttctcatatccaaatattcgtgaataatatgtccaacacgttcctttgatatctttagggtgtcagctatcttgatcaacttcactttacggtcattgaaaatcattttgtggattttttcacgttttcatcggtaacagcctctttacgacgtccactgcgttcatcgtcttcggtgctcatatgaccagtacgaaattttgcaaaccacttacgaattgttgcttcgcccggtgcagagtctggataacacacatcaagccattttttggtatcggcggcactttttttcatcaaaaagtagtgtttcatcaacacacgaaattccttttttttccatttttttcacaataacaaaagtagcttcactcaaaatgcaatatctcacaaactaataatcagacagctgtcaaatttatacacgtatcttttgaaggttgatactaactgaaaatggtatggatttaattttagtggcgccctctcatagaaacgatacgaacttttcagccgatctgttatggggatttttcaagatcggaaattttcaaaccttaaccaccgggcagcaccccttacctatatcaaatttgtcaaattttccatggggacttttttcgagggaCTCAAATATTTGAACATTacagctttacgaaattagaggtaaacccaaaatattggcacccttatatatatgagagcggtaaaaaacaacgtgttttgtcgattacgtcacttataccatcatatctccggaaacagacatcgcagtcatttgatcttcgaacttgatcaatgacctagcAACAGCTTTTAAACGGGCCaaggcttgttaaaatcggctcagccacagTCCGAAAAACTTGCGCTTTAaaaacaacgcattttgtcggttacgtcaattatgccatcatatctccagaaccagaagtcacagccatttgatctttgaacttgatcaattgctcgatagtagctttcaatcgagcatacacacattatcgaaatggcgGAAtgcgcaatgaattcttactcgactgcatgatttttcagtgctcgatcggttcagtgctagaattttcacctgaattggctgctcgatcgacccgattgacagtgacattatgaatgtcattgaatattcgctcattttatgagtgTAAAATTtgggcgacttaagccatttcactacactccagcgaGAGGAAtgaatgatgctgactaaggtgtgccgttttattaatttccagcgaattccaacagtttatgttggaattctaagaactggttatttactagttctgtatatccgaaaaacatgaagatttaaatgtgtatattcagttatgtaatgttttcatttaaaaataaactgaaaatcagcacgaaaacgtgcaaaatcgggaaagaagaagcagaagacaaattgacaattcagtccgcatcttcattcggaatcggttgttgcactggagttggaattgattcggaatttcacatgatttccacatggaattccgaaagaAAATtcctcgccgattcggaattgattcggaatcgattcggatctgataatgtgggcaagtttgttaaaatcggttcagccatctctgagaaagacattttccaatctcgtcgaactgagtcgaatggtatataacactttcTATAGACGAGGcacgaccgatcatgatgacattaaaaattcaatttaaaactcTCTCATAAACAGGTTttagattgaaaaattgataaatAGTTGTGAAACACTATCTAggattggggacgggtatagcgtgatgggtaagtcgatgcctttcacgcagcccgcctgggttttcTGGTCCGACCCGTTTGCATGTGCCTGGCAGATTTCTCCCCAGGCGCCTGGGAGTGTCTGCCAGAAGGTTTTGCCAGAATGCAACaatcgtttccggcagagaatttcgtctaacggttattaacggttctgtttctgacaGATTGTTACCATACAAGACTGGTAGGACCGTTTGGAATCGGTTCTTCAATTTTAGTACCTttggtttaaattttttcattagaaaatttaaataaagggcTATAACATAGCTTTCGCAATACCAAACATGATATACTTACATTTCATTCATCAATTTCCTTTCATTTGCCTGGTCTGAAGACTCGTTTTTATATTTGGATGTACATGCaaaattgacgaatatcaaatgaagtcgaaaagaaaataaagaaaGAAGTGCGATCTCTCAAGACGTGACGTGGCGAGAGAATGACGCAATTCGCCTGcattttgacagctgccggaatcCTGCTAGGCTTCTGACGTCTGCCAAAATTCCTCTCAAGcggggttaaaacctctataatggaaACAAAAGAAACTATCTAGGATTCTAAAGCTAATTTTAGGAAGTTAGAACCTTCAGTtacaattatttataaaaaataaatattagaaatattcatagtaaaagttttttttacaaattcccGCTTCCGTTCGTAAATAGAGATTGCTGTTCACGACAAGCGTCGCCGGTGATTCGTTTGCTATGTTTGATGCATGTTATTAGATAACGTTGAATaatgatccgatttctggtgaaaatctcaacgggtgagcacgttctagcgtgttagtccggagaaaattcgagtatttcgcaagaaagaaaggatttttatcCGCACTTTGACGACTTGACgttgccacacagcgagattttcgcttatattctagtgaaaagaaagtccattagactataaacgaaaattaattggcaatatagcctaagttgctgtgccatcaaatcggcgtcatctcaagcaACGTTGCCAACCGATTtcttcggtatttatacagatatttgacctctataccgcaatacagatatgtactcccaaaataccgataattcacggatcgtacagataaataccaaTTTTCGGTCTTAGCTTGGatatacatgagaaaaggttgctgtgggaccttttttttgttgctcGCCAAAATGAGCCTTTAGTGACAGTTTCCTGGAACAGTTATGgaattctgataccgatatatAACAGATATATTTttgcgccaaatacagattttccattcgtaaccgaatgttcgaagtgagcacacgcgttttttaacaatcgacatcggtaagacgaaggtgcctatcacagcagaggctgtagtataggcattaaataaaagtgataaaaagtagcatccccgcaagtgagttctgtctgtgcaccggttttgtatcggtatcgacagtagacgctattgtgctatcctcgggcagcagttatttctattgtttgctacccgcatcgcagcagccaaatcctgagtcaaggtcacgctgaagcacaacgaaggagtgaaggagcaactcacctaacagcttaccgtgacatactgttaagtattttctcaaactttttctttcaacttttactattcatatattttcttttcattttatttctttctttttcatttcaagtgcgggagacttctttactcccgcactttaaatatgaatgttgatgacagtgggggtgtctcggaggagggcgaagctgaacgaatgaacgaagaacatttagaggctgagtttgcttccgagatgccatctactcctcctataccatctccccctccgataccatctccccctccgataccatctccctctccgatgccatttccctctccgatgcctccatctccctttaagatattgcctgctcgccaaaaagtttaccaagacgatggctcggggggtccgtgggtggtatacttccggcccaaattaaagtctctcagagttttaaatattgctcgggacctggaaaaacattactcggcaataaaaacaatagataaggtttcgccaaacaagttacgcgttgttgtgtccgacctgaagcaagcaaacgggattgctaccaacgagttgttcacgaaggagtaccgcgtgtacgtcccgtctcatgtggtggagatcgacggtgtggtccgtgacgaaagtctgacaatcgaagatctgatgaaggacggggtaggccgtttcaaaaaccccgaccttcaaccagtgaaaattttggagtgcaagcaattgcactccaaatcgatagatggtaaattttaccaatcggactcatttcgcgtgacttttgccggatctgcacttccaaattatttggtagtgagtggagttcgtctacctgttcggctgtatgtaccgcgggtaatgcattgtacaagctgcaaacagctaggtcatacggcaacctattgttgcaacaaactgcgatgcggcaaatgcggagaggcccatgaggacgatctctgcagaagagcagtggaaaagtgttgctactgcggggagaatcctcatgatctttcggtgtgccctacgtacatacagcgtgcggag
This genomic window contains:
- the LOC131432998 gene encoding angiopoietin-2-like produces the protein MKSLAHVFLFILSYFILHTPNGALCASLSEDNLSKEDVKKQLLDVKTHLEKFNSHYLLQLEQRMLNILTTMTSVDSNVKTLQEKSQVWDVFQHHIGAWSDHIKSVDEKIELLKKAHESTPHSLDNRLSNLDFKVQHIFDKVNTINEKLHDITKTVYALSSTYRARRNDREPVDQEGVMAKISSLQKQLNRLETSSTSCHKKNGNCNGKAKKEVQDFEDELDDFFDKLATKKLKDLVANRKHGRSLDNISSLLRSVDERTIRIYDLEANQFEQILSCCKRTDHEITTFTNSADILLKRIERLVIAVDGKIEQRNNQQCVNLGVESTESEDMLQVTPDLGSGDESISTTTEKTLEKSKVASEDPAVTEFNHPHKQGCHQLTARIDEVYNFGQPELNNANRNFNRRFCKFATDGSAWTVIQRRELHDLQENFNRSWNEYKNGFGDLSHEFWFGNSFIHMLTYDDNVELRIEIEDFDGNLAYAEYKTFRIDTEKFNFNLMISDYQGNASDAMAYHNDQDFSTYDVANDKSNGSFPCALTFGSGWWFNNCAESNLNGRYYTDNPRSHKYGGVLWETWKGDYSLKSTSMMIRTRENWSTEDETDQLQDP